Part of the Desulfobulbaceae bacterium genome, AATTCATGCATACTGCCTACTTGACAACCATTACCACTTACTTCTGGAAACTCCATCGGGAAATCTGTCGCAAATCATGCGCCATATAAACGGTGCCTACACCACCTATTTCAATGTCAAACGCAAAAGATCCGGGCACCTTTTTCAGGGCCGCTATAAAGCGATTCTTGTTGATGCTGACGAGTACGTAAAAGAACTTTCACGTTACATTCATCTGAATCCGGTCAGGGCCAAGATGGTTGAAGCACCGGATGATTATGTCTGGTCAAGCTATCAGTATTATATTGGCCGCAAAAAGCCTCCTGAGTGGCTGACCAGAGATTTAATTCTTGGATATTTCAATGAAAAGGTTTCAACCGCGCAGCATGGATACCATGAGTTTGTATCCGAACTTGTTAACAAGAAATATGACAGTCCATTAAATGATACGATAAGTTCAACCTTGTTGGGAAGTCCCGATTTTATAGCCAGTATCAAGGAGAAAGATCTGGCGGGTAAAAACCCCGACAAGGAAATACCTGCCCTACACGAGCTCCACGAAAAAATATCCATTCAACAGATTTCTGCTCTCGTGGACACCGTTTTGGGAGACGAGCCACCATTGTCAAGAAATGTAAAACTGTATCTCAGCAGCAAATATACGGGCGAGAGATTAAAAAATATCGGCGAGCATTTTGGTATAGGCGAATCCGGCGTTTCCCAAGCCACCAGCCGAATGTCCAGGAAAATGGCTGACAATAAGAAGTTGAAGGGAATGGTCAATAAAATTGAGAAAGAGCTTAATATGTCATGAATGAAGACCTGACCCCTTAATTGACCCCTTAATTCGTGGAGATGTGACACTGCTATGACAAATACTGTGATATTCCTGTGACACAGGGATTTTCTCTTTTGGCATTAAAAAAAAAAATCTTCAAGACCTCTTTTTTTGCTGACTGATTATCCTGTTGGCGACCATCAAAACACAAGAAACTGACAATGACACAACATGATTTGACTGCGGCAATCATGCCGGACAGAACACTTCTGCTTGAATGGCTGCCAGCTGCCGGAAAGCTCAATAAACTCAGTGAATTGTTGCAGAATGAACTATTTGAGCAGTATGCTGCCGACCCGGACAGCTGGCTCTTTTTCGTTGGTTTTTGCAATAAGAATATTGTGCTATCTCCATCTTTGAGTTTTTGGCGAAGATTCTCTGGTCTTTTCATTCGTCAACTTAGTTTGACTCCCGATATAGAAGAGTTGCGCGGTGAGATTGACATCCCTCTTGCTCAGGAAGAACTTGTCCAACTCCATGAGCAGATGCCGTTGATGGTCGGCAGTGAATATCTCAATGAGGAGGCGCTTTTTACCTTATGGGAGGGGATTCATGACATTTTTTCTCAAAAAATTACGACCTACGCAGGCTCGGTTGCCGAGTTTGTAAAAGAGTATCGCCCCGACCTGCACCTGCTTGGCCGGATCTATTTTCACTTGGTTGAAAATAAAAAGAGTGACTCCCCCTTTGCCTTT contains:
- a CDS encoding transposase → IHAYCLLDNHYHLLLETPSGNLSQIMRHINGAYTTYFNVKRKRSGHLFQGRYKAILVDADEYVKELSRYIHLNPVRAKMVEAPDDYVWSSYQYYIGRKKPPEWLTRDLILGYFNEKVSTAQHGYHEFVSELVNKKYDSPLNDTISSTLLGSPDFIASIKEKDLAGKNPDKEIPALHELHEKISIQQISALVDTVLGDEPPLSRNVKLYLSSKYTGERLKNIGEHFGIGESGVSQATSRMSRKMADNKKLKGMVNKIEKELNMS